Proteins found in one Actinokineospora alba genomic segment:
- a CDS encoding acVLRF1 family peptidyl-tRNA hydrolase, whose product MSKARTVAGGGRAVEITADRIAGWYDRFADRHGGISRTVATAESIVVEAVDGATATVAVPFAPLDTEPGEWAGLRVDLLIAHLERPRKVGLLLVRLGGHSLGVAEAGKVTVSRTDRRQVHGRNAAGGWSQHRFARRREGQVRQAMEAAARDVADVLGTRVSELDAVVLGGDKSALDILRGQRSLAPVFALAEPRVLDVPDPRRTVLDDAAERAFSVEIVVRDS is encoded by the coding sequence ATGAGCAAAGCGCGAACTGTCGCCGGCGGTGGTCGGGCGGTGGAGATCACCGCCGACCGGATCGCGGGCTGGTACGACCGGTTCGCCGACCGTCACGGCGGGATCAGCCGCACGGTGGCGACCGCGGAGTCGATCGTCGTCGAGGCGGTGGACGGCGCCACCGCGACCGTCGCGGTCCCCTTCGCGCCGCTCGACACCGAACCGGGGGAGTGGGCGGGACTGCGCGTCGACCTCCTGATCGCGCACCTGGAACGTCCACGCAAGGTCGGCTTGCTGCTGGTCCGGCTGGGCGGCCACAGCCTCGGGGTCGCCGAAGCCGGGAAGGTGACGGTGTCGCGCACCGACCGCAGACAGGTTCACGGCCGCAACGCCGCGGGCGGCTGGTCACAACACCGCTTCGCGCGCCGCCGGGAGGGTCAGGTCAGGCAGGCGATGGAAGCCGCCGCCCGCGACGTCGCCGACGTGCTCGGCACCCGAGTGTCCGAATTGGACGCGGTAGTTCTGGGCGGCGACAAGAGCGCTCTGGACATCTTGCGCGGACAGCGTTCGCTGGCCCCGGTGTTCGCATTGGCCGAACCGAGGGTCCTCGACGTCCCCGACCCCCGCCGCACCGTGTTGGACGATGCGGCCGAACGCGCCTTCTCAGTGGAGATCGTCGTGCGCGACAGCTGA
- a CDS encoding helix-turn-helix domain-containing protein, whose product MADLKKGARITGATRDKLAGDLKKKYEKGASIRALAESTGRSYGFVHRVLSESGVTLRGRGGATRTKKK is encoded by the coding sequence GTGGCTGACCTCAAGAAAGGCGCGCGGATCACTGGTGCCACGCGCGACAAACTTGCCGGAGACTTGAAGAAGAAGTACGAGAAGGGCGCCAGCATCCGAGCGCTCGCGGAAAGCACCGGACGTTCCTATGGATTCGTGCACCGAGTCCTCTCGGAGTCCGGCGTGACCCTCCGCGGGCGCGGCGGAGCGACGCGAACGAAGAAGAAGTAG
- a CDS encoding ABC-F family ATP-binding cassette domain-containing protein has product MITATDLELRAGSRILLSDATLRIQPGDRIGLVGRNGAGKTTTLRVLAGEGEPYGGDVRRTGEIGYLPQDPREGDLSVIARDRVLSARGLDELLREMEKAQTSMAELVDEGKRDAAVRKYGRLEERFSSLGGYAAESEAARICSNLGLADRVLAQPLSTLSGGQRRRVELARILFAASESGAGGGSGTILLIDEPTNHLDADSIAWLRGFLKGHSGGLVVISHDVDLLADVVNKVWFLDAVRGEVDLYNMGWQRYLDARAADEKRRRRERANAEKKAGALMAQADKMRAKATKAVAAQNMMKRAEKLVAGLDEVRQGDKVAKIRFPEPAPCGKTPLMAEGLSKSYGSLEIFTGVDLAIDKGSRVVVLGLNGAGKTTLLRLLGGMEKADSGGVIAGHGMRLGYYAQEHETLDHDASVWSNIRHAAPDTQEQQLRSLLGTFLFSGEQLDQPAGTLSGGEKTRLALAGLVSSRANVLLLDEPTNNLDPASREQVLDALRRYSGAVVLVTHDPGAVEALEPERVILLPDGTEDHWSPDYLELVQLA; this is encoded by the coding sequence GTGATCACCGCTACTGACTTGGAACTGCGCGCGGGTTCGCGCATCCTGCTCTCCGACGCCACCCTGCGCATCCAGCCGGGCGACCGGATCGGCCTGGTCGGCCGCAACGGAGCGGGCAAGACCACCACGCTGCGTGTCCTCGCCGGCGAAGGCGAGCCCTACGGCGGCGACGTCCGGCGCACCGGCGAGATCGGCTACCTTCCCCAGGACCCCCGCGAAGGCGACCTGTCGGTCATCGCCCGCGACCGCGTTCTCTCCGCCCGCGGGCTCGACGAGCTGCTGCGTGAGATGGAGAAGGCGCAGACCTCGATGGCCGAACTGGTCGACGAGGGCAAGCGCGACGCCGCGGTCCGCAAGTACGGCAGGCTCGAGGAGCGCTTCTCCAGCCTCGGCGGGTACGCCGCCGAGAGCGAGGCCGCCCGGATCTGCTCCAACCTGGGCCTGGCCGACCGTGTGCTGGCCCAGCCCCTGTCCACGCTCTCCGGTGGCCAGCGCCGCCGGGTCGAGCTGGCCCGCATCCTGTTCGCCGCGTCCGAGTCCGGCGCGGGCGGTGGCTCCGGCACGATCCTGCTGATCGACGAGCCCACCAACCACCTCGACGCCGACTCGATCGCGTGGCTGCGCGGGTTCCTCAAGGGCCACAGCGGTGGCCTCGTGGTCATCAGCCACGACGTCGACCTGCTCGCCGACGTGGTCAACAAGGTCTGGTTCCTCGACGCCGTGCGCGGCGAGGTCGACCTCTACAACATGGGTTGGCAGCGCTACCTCGACGCGCGCGCCGCCGACGAGAAGCGCCGCAGGCGTGAGCGGGCCAACGCCGAGAAGAAGGCGGGCGCCCTCATGGCGCAGGCCGACAAGATGCGCGCCAAGGCCACCAAGGCCGTCGCCGCGCAGAACATGATGAAGCGCGCCGAGAAGCTCGTCGCGGGCCTCGACGAGGTCCGCCAGGGCGACAAGGTCGCCAAGATCCGCTTCCCGGAGCCTGCCCCCTGCGGCAAGACGCCGCTGATGGCCGAGGGGCTGAGCAAGTCCTACGGTTCGCTCGAGATCTTCACCGGCGTCGACCTCGCCATCGACAAGGGATCACGCGTCGTCGTGCTCGGCCTCAACGGCGCGGGCAAGACCACCCTGCTGCGCCTGCTCGGCGGCATGGAGAAGGCCGATTCCGGCGGCGTCATCGCGGGCCATGGCATGCGCCTGGGCTACTACGCCCAGGAACACGAGACGCTCGACCACGACGCCAGCGTGTGGTCCAACATCCGCCACGCCGCACCCGACACCCAGGAACAGCAGCTCCGGTCACTGCTCGGCACGTTCCTGTTCAGCGGCGAACAGCTCGACCAGCCCGCCGGGACGCTCTCCGGCGGTGAGAAGACACGCCTCGCGCTGGCCGGTCTGGTCTCCAGCCGGGCGAACGTGCTGCTGCTCGACGAGCCCACCAACAACCTCGACCCGGCCAGCCGCGAACAGGTCCTCGACGCCCTGCGGCGGTACTCCGGCGCCGTCGTCCTGGTCACCCACGACCCCGGAGCGGTCGAGGCGTTGGAACCCGAGAGGGTGATCCTTCTCCCTGACGGGACCGAGGATCACTGGTCTCCGGACTATCTCGAACTCGTTCAGCTCGCCTGA
- a CDS encoding glycosyltransferase family 87 protein, with amino-acid sequence MRAALRLDLLIYAGCAVAAGVTAVASEFYGYRVWGNFATGGYLAAAALTLLLPTRRKLPVVVAAIGAILLPLLFLVFKRAPSFTWGPWPWSFPAQPEVWVVERAARNLFAHGTPYTDLATLGRAAHPDDYTPYGPAMSLFGMPRALFGDHPLTDARVMFLLGSAAALWGAWRVLHRPPIPVRAMHLVANPLTALTLCVAGDDVAVIALIVLAGALAYRVRPVWSGAVCAVMVAMKLTALPATAVIGIGVLAVCGGRALARFLGTLAGVGVLITVPVLAADPASFVEHVVKFPIGLGQASSPASSPLPGHLIAGLGPIGHTVALVLLGLAAVLITGWLVARPPLSMADAMTRVAVGLGAAIVLAPATRWGYLVYPVVLLGAALAFARPADPGLESTGDTADTGPDVEAGLSTGPGVGTTPQPSSLG; translated from the coding sequence GTGCGTGCTGCGCTGCGGCTCGACCTGCTGATCTACGCAGGCTGCGCCGTCGCCGCAGGGGTCACCGCGGTCGCGTCGGAGTTCTATGGGTATCGCGTCTGGGGCAATTTCGCGACAGGCGGCTACCTGGCCGCCGCGGCGCTCACGCTGCTGCTGCCGACCCGCCGCAAGCTCCCGGTCGTCGTCGCGGCCATAGGCGCGATCCTGCTGCCGCTGCTGTTCCTCGTGTTCAAGCGCGCGCCGTCGTTCACCTGGGGGCCGTGGCCGTGGTCGTTCCCGGCGCAGCCCGAGGTGTGGGTGGTCGAACGCGCCGCGCGGAACCTCTTCGCGCACGGCACGCCGTACACGGACCTGGCCACGCTGGGCCGGGCCGCGCACCCCGACGACTACACGCCCTACGGTCCCGCGATGTCGCTGTTCGGCATGCCGCGGGCGTTGTTCGGCGACCACCCGCTGACCGACGCGCGGGTGATGTTCCTGCTGGGCAGCGCCGCGGCCCTATGGGGCGCGTGGCGGGTGCTGCACCGCCCGCCCATCCCCGTGCGGGCCATGCATCTGGTGGCGAACCCGCTCACCGCGCTGACGCTTTGCGTCGCGGGCGACGACGTGGCGGTGATCGCGCTGATCGTGCTCGCGGGCGCGCTCGCCTACCGCGTGCGCCCGGTGTGGAGCGGCGCCGTGTGCGCGGTGATGGTCGCCATGAAGTTGACCGCCCTGCCCGCCACCGCCGTGATCGGCATCGGCGTGCTCGCCGTGTGCGGCGGTCGGGCACTGGCCCGGTTCCTCGGCACGCTGGCGGGTGTGGGCGTGTTGATCACCGTGCCCGTCCTGGCCGCCGACCCGGCGTCCTTCGTCGAGCACGTGGTCAAGTTCCCGATCGGCCTTGGGCAGGCGTCGTCACCGGCGTCCAGCCCGCTGCCCGGCCACCTGATCGCCGGACTCGGCCCGATCGGCCACACGGTGGCCCTCGTCCTGTTGGGACTGGCCGCCGTGCTGATCACGGGCTGGCTGGTGGCGCGTCCGCCGCTGTCGATGGCGGACGCGATGACGCGCGTCGCGGTGGGGCTCGGTGCGGCGATCGTGTTGGCACCCGCCACGAGGTGGGGTTACCTGGTGTACCCCGTGGTCTTGCTGGGTGCCGCGCTCGCCTTCGCCCGTCCGGCCGACCCGGGCCTGGAGTCCACCGGGGATACCGCGGACACCGGGCCCGACGTCGAGGCCGGTCTGTCGACCGGTCCCGGTGTCGGCACAACACCGCAACCATCCAGCCTCGGATAA
- a CDS encoding class I SAM-dependent methyltransferase: MTHLDWAAMADMLELEGETHSPYVRQALDELRDLRPRRVLDIGSGPGVAACRMAEVFPDAEVTAVDGSPELLERAEKRAARLGVSLRTRVASFPEGLSDLGRADLVWSGQVVHHVGDQQDALNRLAGLLEPGGVLAVVEGELPARSLPRDLGFGRPGLQARLDAAREERFSQMRAELPGSVAVVEDWPSMLRAAGLVSVRSKSFLVDHPAPLAEGPRASVTRYLGHRRTMLDGTLDAEDLATLDRLLDPTDPAGVALRPDLFLLTAKTVHFAHLPT; encoded by the coding sequence ATGACACACCTGGACTGGGCCGCGATGGCCGACATGTTGGAACTCGAAGGCGAGACGCACAGCCCCTATGTGCGCCAGGCACTCGACGAGCTTCGCGACCTGCGACCGCGTCGGGTCCTGGACATCGGCAGCGGACCGGGCGTGGCCGCCTGCCGCATGGCGGAGGTGTTCCCGGACGCGGAGGTGACCGCGGTGGACGGATCGCCGGAACTGTTGGAACGCGCGGAGAAGCGGGCCGCCCGGCTCGGCGTGAGCCTGCGGACGCGGGTGGCTTCGTTCCCGGAGGGACTGTCCGACCTCGGGCGGGCGGATCTTGTGTGGTCCGGGCAGGTCGTGCACCACGTCGGCGACCAGCAGGACGCCCTGAACCGGCTGGCCGGACTCCTCGAACCGGGCGGCGTCCTGGCCGTCGTCGAGGGCGAACTGCCCGCACGTTCGCTGCCCCGCGACCTGGGTTTCGGCAGGCCGGGGCTGCAGGCGCGGCTGGACGCGGCCCGCGAGGAGCGGTTCAGCCAGATGCGGGCGGAGCTTCCCGGGTCGGTGGCGGTGGTCGAGGACTGGCCTTCGATGCTGCGGGCGGCGGGGCTGGTCTCGGTGCGTTCGAAGAGTTTCCTGGTGGACCACCCGGCTCCGTTGGCCGAGGGCCCGCGGGCTTCGGTCACCCGGTACCTGGGGCACCGCCGCACGATGCTCGACGGGACGCTGGACGCCGAGGACCTCGCCACCCTCGACCGCCTGCTCGACCCCACCGACCCAGCAGGCGTAGCCCTCCGCCCCGACCTCTTCCTCCTCACCGCCAAAACCGTCCACTTCGCCCACCTCCCCACCTGA
- a CDS encoding helix-turn-helix domain-containing protein gives MEEVLAAVGPRLKHIRHQRDCTLAALSEKTGISVSTLSRLESGQRKPSLELLLPIAHAHQVPLDELVGAPPVGDPRVRLKPVRHGELTVVPLTQQPGGLQAYKMVIPPRRAEPDPRTHEGYEWLYVLNGKLRLVLAEHDIVLKAGEVAEFDTRLPHWFGSTGDEPVEILSLFGPQGERMHVRASPRGK, from the coding sequence ATGGAAGAAGTACTGGCCGCGGTCGGACCCCGGCTCAAGCACATCCGCCACCAGCGCGACTGCACCCTGGCGGCGCTGTCGGAGAAGACCGGGATCTCGGTCAGCACCCTGTCCCGGTTGGAGTCCGGGCAGCGCAAGCCGAGCCTGGAGCTGTTGCTGCCGATCGCGCACGCCCACCAGGTGCCGCTGGACGAACTGGTCGGCGCGCCGCCGGTCGGCGACCCCCGGGTGCGGCTCAAGCCGGTCAGACACGGCGAGTTGACCGTGGTGCCGCTGACCCAGCAGCCCGGCGGTCTGCAGGCGTACAAAATGGTCATCCCGCCCCGCCGCGCCGAGCCGGACCCGCGAACCCATGAGGGCTACGAGTGGCTCTACGTGCTCAACGGCAAGCTGCGCCTCGTCCTCGCCGAGCACGACATAGTGCTCAAGGCGGGCGAGGTCGCGGAGTTCGACACCCGGCTGCCGCACTGGTTCGGCAGCACCGGCGACGAACCGGTCGAGATCCTCAGCCTGTTCGGCCCGCAAGGCGAACGCATGCACGTCCGCGCGAGTCCCCGCGGCAAGTAA
- a CDS encoding SDR family oxidoreductase gives MTDGEFAGKTALVTGASRGIGLAIAIELARGGAAVAISARKQEALDAAAEEIRATVPGASVLAVAANTSSADDRAAVVARTIAELGGLDILVNNTGINPVYGALVDADLDAVRKIFDTNVVGALGFIQLAVKSWMGEHGGSVVNIASVAGLRSTGVIAAYGASKAALIRLTEELAWQLGPKIRVNAVAPGVVKTRFAEALYAEGEEKTAEAYPMKRLGVPDDVAGLVAFLASDRSAWITGETIRVDGGLLATGTLG, from the coding sequence ATGACTGACGGTGAATTCGCGGGTAAGACCGCCCTGGTGACCGGGGCCAGCCGAGGCATCGGACTGGCCATCGCCATCGAACTCGCCCGCGGCGGCGCCGCCGTGGCGATCTCGGCCCGCAAGCAGGAGGCACTCGACGCCGCCGCTGAGGAGATCCGCGCGACGGTCCCCGGGGCTTCAGTGCTGGCGGTCGCGGCCAACACGAGTTCGGCTGACGACCGGGCGGCGGTGGTCGCGCGGACGATCGCGGAGTTGGGCGGGCTGGACATCCTGGTCAACAACACGGGGATCAACCCGGTGTACGGGGCCCTGGTGGACGCCGACCTCGACGCCGTGCGGAAGATCTTCGACACCAACGTGGTGGGCGCGCTGGGGTTCATCCAGCTCGCGGTGAAGTCCTGGATGGGCGAACACGGCGGTTCGGTGGTCAACATCGCGTCCGTGGCAGGCCTGCGCTCGACCGGCGTGATCGCGGCCTACGGGGCGAGCAAGGCGGCGCTGATCCGGCTGACCGAGGAACTGGCGTGGCAACTGGGCCCGAAGATCCGGGTGAACGCGGTCGCACCGGGCGTCGTGAAGACCCGCTTCGCGGAAGCGCTGTACGCCGAAGGCGAGGAGAAGACGGCCGAGGCATACCCGATGAAGCGGCTCGGGGTGCCCGACGACGTGGCCGGCCTGGTGGCGTTCCTGGCGTCGGACAGGTCGGCGTGGATCACCGGCGAAACCATCCGTGTCGACGGAGGTCTGCTGGCCACAGGGACACTCGGATAG
- a CDS encoding deoxyguanosinetriphosphate triphosphohydrolase family protein, protein MPDHLRHRESRRDAGPGPVDLAATPFRGDRDRIVASPFFARLGGVTQVVSASGSGLLHNRLTHSLKVAQIARAIAERLISNPELAPLLEDLGGCDPDVVEAASLAHDLGHPPFGHLGEQVLDRLARHRFGLPDGFEGNAQSFRIITTTDTRGPRAAGLDLTAAVRAATLKYPWTRLTHPSPHPREMADPPRGAAEPKDAPGTGSSKFSAYVTELDDLTQCRTSFDKRVETWQQTVESSVMDNADDIAYAIHDLEDFHRIGVLQHAPVSAELGQWESDRAEFAAFDDEELAKHQRRPGQSLEALRRRLHARDSWMVDDEVFAAAVSRVRDELVDDLLSVPFDGSVAAEQAFGRFASGWTARLVGGVHVLADPPTRSGHVLLGREQWHEVQVLKFVHRRFVLLRPDLALYQRGQARLLTSLVEALEQWMSDRYEADRLPRRLHDLVELAHSEYLMLAADHPRTLIGAAGEQPSGPAAILSLARGRAVIDFVASLTDGQAADLLEALSGRTGQFWSDSFVL, encoded by the coding sequence ATGCCAGATCACCTCCGTCACCGTGAGTCCCGTCGCGACGCCGGGCCGGGTCCGGTCGACCTAGCCGCGACACCGTTCCGCGGGGACCGCGACCGGATCGTCGCCTCGCCGTTCTTCGCCCGGCTGGGCGGGGTGACGCAGGTGGTCAGCGCCAGCGGGTCCGGGCTGCTGCACAACCGGCTCACCCACAGCCTCAAGGTCGCCCAGATCGCGCGCGCGATCGCGGAGCGGCTGATCTCCAACCCGGAACTCGCGCCGCTGCTCGAGGACCTCGGTGGCTGCGACCCGGATGTGGTCGAGGCGGCGTCCCTCGCCCACGATCTCGGGCACCCGCCGTTTGGCCACCTCGGCGAGCAGGTCCTCGACCGCCTCGCCCGGCACCGGTTCGGCCTGCCCGACGGGTTCGAGGGCAACGCGCAGAGCTTCCGGATCATCACCACCACCGACACCCGCGGCCCGCGTGCCGCCGGTCTCGACCTCACCGCCGCCGTCCGTGCGGCGACGCTCAAGTACCCGTGGACGCGCCTGACGCACCCGTCTCCGCACCCGCGGGAGATGGCCGACCCGCCGCGCGGCGCCGCCGAGCCGAAGGACGCGCCGGGGACCGGGTCGAGCAAGTTTTCCGCCTACGTCACCGAACTCGACGACCTGACCCAGTGCCGCACGTCCTTCGACAAGCGGGTCGAGACCTGGCAGCAGACCGTCGAGTCCTCGGTCATGGACAACGCCGACGACATCGCCTACGCGATCCACGACCTTGAGGACTTCCACCGCATCGGCGTGCTGCAGCACGCGCCGGTGTCGGCGGAACTGGGGCAGTGGGAGTCCGACCGCGCCGAGTTCGCCGCCTTCGACGACGAGGAACTGGCCAAGCACCAGCGCAGGCCAGGCCAGTCCCTGGAGGCCCTGCGCCGCCGCCTGCACGCGCGCGACTCCTGGATGGTCGACGACGAGGTCTTCGCCGCGGCTGTGTCGCGCGTGCGCGACGAACTGGTCGACGACCTGCTGTCGGTCCCGTTCGACGGCTCGGTCGCCGCCGAACAGGCCTTCGGCCGCTTCGCGTCGGGCTGGACCGCCCGGCTCGTCGGCGGCGTGCACGTGCTGGCCGACCCGCCGACCCGGTCCGGGCACGTGCTGCTGGGCCGCGAGCAGTGGCACGAGGTGCAGGTCCTCAAGTTCGTCCACCGCCGGTTCGTCCTGCTGCGCCCGGATCTGGCCCTCTACCAGCGCGGACAGGCGCGGCTGCTGACGTCGCTGGTCGAGGCGCTGGAGCAGTGGATGAGCGACCGGTACGAAGCCGACCGACTCCCACGCAGGCTGCACGACCTGGTCGAACTCGCCCACAGCGAGTACCTGATGCTGGCCGCCGACCACCCGAGGACCCTCATCGGCGCGGCGGGCGAGCAGCCCTCGGGCCCGGCCGCCATCCTGTCGCTGGCCCGGGGCCGCGCGGTGATCGACTTCGTCGCGTCCCTCACCGACGGTCAGGCGGCGGACCTCCTGGAGGCGCTCTCAGGGCGCACCGGCCAGTTCTGGTCCGACTCCTTCGTACTCTGA
- a CDS encoding NAD(P)/FAD-dependent oxidoreductase: MEEVVVIGGGAGGLNAALVLARARRQVMVVDSGAPRNAPAQGVHGFLSRDGMPPAELVAAGRAEVERYGGRVVPSDVRALRVAGDGFEVELAEWTIRARRVIVATGLRDELPELPGIRERWGKDVLHCPYCHGWEVRGEPVGVLGTRPESVHQALLVRQWSDDVVFFAGTLDEPGRAKLTARGVRIVDGRVDGLVVEDDRLRGVRLADGSVVERSALFVAPTFVPNDVLLTGLGCARVDGWVAVDPSGRTSVAGVWAVGNVVDPRAQVVTAAAAGATAAAAVNLDLIEEEMLEGAL, from the coding sequence ATGGAGGAAGTAGTGGTCATCGGCGGGGGCGCGGGCGGGCTCAACGCGGCGCTCGTGCTGGCCAGGGCCCGCAGGCAGGTCATGGTCGTCGATTCGGGCGCCCCGCGGAATGCGCCGGCGCAGGGGGTCCACGGGTTCCTGTCGCGCGACGGGATGCCGCCCGCGGAGCTGGTCGCGGCGGGTCGGGCGGAGGTCGAGCGGTACGGCGGACGGGTGGTGCCGAGCGATGTTCGCGCCCTGCGGGTCGCGGGCGACGGCTTCGAGGTCGAACTGGCCGAGTGGACGATCCGCGCACGACGGGTGATCGTGGCGACGGGGCTACGCGACGAGCTGCCCGAGTTGCCCGGAATCCGGGAGCGGTGGGGCAAGGACGTGCTGCACTGCCCGTATTGCCACGGCTGGGAGGTGCGCGGCGAGCCGGTCGGTGTGCTCGGCACTCGACCGGAGTCGGTGCACCAGGCGCTGCTGGTGCGGCAATGGTCCGACGATGTCGTGTTCTTCGCCGGGACGCTCGACGAACCTGGTCGGGCCAAGCTGACCGCGCGCGGGGTGCGGATCGTCGACGGCCGGGTCGACGGGTTGGTCGTCGAGGACGACCGGCTGCGCGGGGTGCGGCTGGCGGACGGGTCGGTGGTGGAACGGTCAGCCCTGTTCGTAGCGCCGACGTTCGTCCCCAATGACGTGTTGCTGACCGGGCTGGGCTGCGCCCGGGTGGACGGCTGGGTCGCGGTGGACCCGAGTGGACGGACCAGCGTCGCGGGCGTGTGGGCGGTGGGCAATGTGGTCGACCCGAGGGCGCAGGTAGTGACGGCCGCCGCGGCCGGTGCGACGGCGGCGGCCGCGGTGAACCTGGACCTGATCGAGGAAGAAATGCTGGAGGGCGCGCTATGA
- a CDS encoding DinB family protein, whose product MTITPTRPAYDADERTQLVGWLDMQRDIIRWKCQGVSEDDAHRPVLPGSPLMTLAGIVSHLRWVEHCWFQILLNNESPAKNPQFDEALPEDADMRVEGIPLAQLLEEYERECESSNETMAAFALDDIGKNRDYKSGSASLRWVLFHMIEETARHAGHMDAIRELVDGTKGYF is encoded by the coding sequence ATGACGATCACCCCCACCCGCCCCGCATACGACGCCGACGAACGCACCCAACTCGTCGGCTGGCTCGACATGCAGCGCGACATCATTCGATGGAAGTGCCAGGGAGTGTCCGAGGATGACGCCCACCGCCCGGTCCTTCCCGGCTCACCTTTGATGACGCTGGCAGGCATCGTGTCGCACCTGCGGTGGGTCGAGCACTGCTGGTTCCAGATCTTGCTGAACAACGAATCCCCGGCGAAAAACCCCCAGTTCGACGAAGCCCTTCCGGAAGATGCCGACATGCGGGTGGAGGGCATCCCGTTGGCACAGCTGCTGGAAGAGTACGAACGCGAATGCGAGTCGTCTAACGAAACCATGGCCGCGTTCGCTCTTGACGACATCGGAAAGAACCGCGATTACAAATCGGGGTCGGCATCACTGCGGTGGGTCCTGTTCCACATGATCGAGGAAACCGCCCGCCATGCCGGCCACATGGACGCGATTCGGGAACTCGTAGACGGCACAAAGGGCTACTTCTGA